DNA from Mesorhizobium sp. B2-1-1:
GGCTTGCCAGGGCGGACAGTGCGGCTATTCGTTCGACCCTGACGGCCATAGCCGAGGCTCGCCCCGACATCGATCTCGTCGCCTTCGAACGCCTGCTGCCCGACCTCGATGGCGTAGCCAACCCACTCGCCTCGTTCGATTATTTCGACAGCCCGAACCTGTCGCTCGCCGTCGACCTGGTCGGCGGTTTCGATGCACTGCTCTCTCGGGCAAACGGAAAGCGCAAACGCAAGAAGCACCGCTCGCAGACGCGCAAGTTCGAGGCCATCGGCAGCCATCGGCGCATCGAGGCGCGGACCGTGGACGAGGTCGGCCGGCTGCTCGACGGCTTTTTCGAGATGAAGGAATCCCGCTTCCGCAGGATGGGCATCGCCAACGTCTTCGGCGACAATCAAGTGCGCGCGTTCTTCCGTGCTCTGTTCACCGAGGCGCTTGCCGAGGATAAGCCCTCCTTCGTGCTGCACGGGCTCGAGGTCGCCGGCAAGCTTCGCGCCGTGACCGGATCGAGCCGCTCGGGCAAACGGCTGATCTGCGAGTTCGGCGCGATCGCCGAGGATGACCTCGCCCACACCAGCCCCGGCGACTTCCTGTTCTTCGACAATATCCAGGAAGCCTGCGAGGCGGGTTTCGACGTCTATGATTTCTCGGTCGGCGACGAGCCGTACAAGCGTTTATGGTGCGATATCGAAACGCAGCACTTCGAGGTGCTGGTTCCGCTGACGTCGAAAGGCCGGGCACTGGCGCTGGGGCTGCGGCAAAGCGCCAGGCTGAAAGCCGTCGTCAAGAACAGTCCGACGATCTGGAAGCTGACCAAGCTGCTGCGTCGCAAGGCCGCTGGCCAGGCGCCGGCGCCCGCCGAGGACGGTAGCTAACCCGCCGACCTTCCAACGTGATGACCACAAGCGCCGCTCATCGGACTCAAGCCGCCGAGCGCCTTCCCGGCACCGGGGTGCCCGGCGGTTCGTGGCCGAGCGGGGTCACCAGCGTCAACTCCGGATAGCCATTCTCGATAAGCTTGACGGCGGCCTGCGTCACCTCATCATCCGGCTCCAGCATGGAGAGGAACACCTCGGTCGCATCGCCACCCAGACGGCTGATGCCTTGGGCGTCGGCGGGACCGCATTCGACCACCACCAGGTCATAGGCGGTGGTCAGCGATTGCATGATGATCGGCAGCCGGTCGGCGGCGCGCATGGCGCGAACCGGATCGGCGGTGCCGACAGGAATGACATGGCAGTCGGAATAGAGGTCGGGGTGGATGACTTCGCTGAACTGCGCCTGCGACGCGAGCAGATTGGTGATGCCCGGGAACAGTCCGCTGTCGAGCATCGGTCGCGAGGCGGCGCCGGAAGCCGTGAGGTCGAGCAGCAGCACGCGCAGGCCGGCGTCGGAGACCTCACGCGCTACCAGGATCGCGGACGCGGCCGCCTCGTCACCTTCGGGCGACACGAAGATGGCGCGCGCGGCGCCGCTTGCGATCAGCTTTTCCGCCGCTTTTTCAACGTCGATCTCGCCCAGCACCGAACGCGGCCTGGTTTTGGCGACCGGGACGGCCTCGGCAACAGGGACGGTTTCGGCGACCGGTGCGCCGGCGGCGGGTTCGACCTCTATGACAGATTCCGCCGGCGAGGGCAGATCCGGTTCCACCATCATCTCCGGTTTCACCGCTTTCTCAGCGTGGTGCTCAGGCCCGGACTCTGGAATGATCGTCGTTTCCCTGGCCGCGACCGGCATCGCCACCTCGTCGATCGGCTCGAAGCGAGCGCCGCTGGCCGGGCGCATGGCGCGGCCGGAAAAGAGTTCGCGCAGCAGCGTGAACACCGACATGAGCAAAAGCGAGGCGGCAAAAGCAGCACCGACGATCGGCCCGATCTTGGGGAAGTAGGCCTCGGAAGGCACTACGGCCTTCGAGATGACACGCGCGTCGACCGGCACGTAATTGCGATCCTGGCGCGAAGCCGCCTCGCGGTAGTTGGTCAGGTAAAGTTCGAGCTGCTGGCGCTTGGCGGCAGCGTCACGCTGCAGCGCATCGAGACCGACCTGCTGTTCGCCTGCCTCCGCGGAAGCCGCCTTCAGCGTGTTGACGTCGGCGACGAGCTGGCTCTCGCGTGACTTGGCGGCATCGGCCTGCATAGCCAGCCCCTTCATCACCTTTTGAGCTTCACTGCGGATCTGCGCGTCGAGATCGGCCAGCTGTGATTTTGCCGCGCGAATGCGCGGATGATTGTCGAGCAGCGTCGTCGACAGGTCGGCGATGTTAGCGCGCAGTTCGACCTGCCGTTCGCGCAAGCGCTGGATCAGATCGGATGACAGCACCTCGGGCAGCGAATCCAGCGAGCCGCCATTCTGCAGCGCCTTGCGCACGCTGTCGGCGGTGCCCTCGGCGGCGGCGCGGTTGGCCCGCACCCGCGACAATTCGGTCGACAGTTCGGCCAGTTGTTGGGTGGCGAGCACAGAATTGTTGCCGCCCACCAGAAGGTCCGACTGGGCGCGATAGGCGGCGACCTTGGCCTCGGCATCCCTGACCTGCTTCTGCAGATCGGCGATCTCGGGAGCCAGGAAGTCCGCCGCGGCGGTGTTGGATTCGAGCTTGGCCGCGCCCTGCCCGGCAATGTAGGCGGCGGCAATGGCATCGGGGATAGCAGCCGCGAGCTTGGGATCTTCCGAGGAGAACTCGATGGCGATGATGCGCGTCTTTTCGACGCCATAGACGTTGAGCTTCTCGCGCATCTTCTTCAGGACGCGTTCGTCGACCGGAATATCCATGGGATCGTTCTTCAACCCCACCAGGATCAGCAGGCGGTTGAGAGGCGACATATCGACAGTTTCGTCGAATTCGTGCAATCGCGACAGATCAAGCTTCTGCGCTACCTGCTTGAGGATTTCGTTGGACGAAATGATCTGGACCTGGGTGGCGACGCCTTGCTCATCGAGGATAGGCTTGTCGCTGTCATTGCTGCCGGCCGGGCGCGTGTAGACGGATTCACGCGTATCGATCTGAACCTGCGTCTGGGCCTTGTAGTGCTTGGTTGCCAGCGAAGCGAGCGCAAACGCCAACCCGGTAACCACCAGGGAGACGACCAATATTCGCAGCCAGTTCCTCGCCAGGCTGGCGAAGAGCTGCCTGAGATCGACGTCAACGTCTGCGGCCGTGGACTGAACGGACATGCATCCTACTCCGATACGGATCGCATGCACCGTAAACAACTATGGTAACTCAGCCGTTAAGATCACAGGAAGCTTCCGTCAGGACTTACTGGCAGGCGCCAAGCAAAACCGTCAAAGTTATAAAACTCCTGCCGATCGATGCCGTATCGATCGCGCCCTTTACCGGCCATTAACCCTAACAGGACGATAACGGACGCGCTCTCAGATGTTTGCTGCGACGCCGCAGCGGCCAGTCGAAGGTATGTGTCCTGTCATGAAAAGCACTGCTTCCCTCTTTCGCGCGCTGCTTGCCGTGTCGATGCTTGCTGGCTGCTCCAGCTACCGGCCGACGCCGGCCGCCTTCCACGAGGTGCTCGATCAACCCTATCGCCTGGGCGCCGGTGACCGCGTCCGCGTCACCGTGTTCGAGCAGGACGGGCTGACCAACACCTATAGTGTCGACCAGTCCGGATATCTCTCCTTCCCGCTGGTCGGTGCCGTGCCGGCGCGCGGCCACACCGCCCAGCAGATGGAAAAGGAAATCGCCGACAAACTGCGCCAAGGCTATCTGCGCGATCCCGATGTTTCCGTCGAGATCGACCGCTACAGGCCTATCTTCGTCATGGGCGAAGTGGGCGCCGCCGGCCAGTATTCCTATGTGCCCGGCCTCACCGTTCAGAAAGCCGTCGCCATTGCCGGCGGCTTCACGCCGCGCGCCAACCAGGAAAGCGTCGACATCACCCGAGATATCAACGGCAAGGTGATGACCGGCCGGGTTGTCACGTCAGACCCGCTGCTGCCCGGAGATACTGTCTATGTGCGTGAACGTCTGTTCTGACGAACACACGTGGCGGACAAACTCAGGATCGTCCATTGCTTTCGTTCACCTGTCGGCGGGATCTTTCGGCATGTGCGGGACCTCGCGGAAGCTCAGGTCGCCGCCGGCCATTCGGTCGGCATCGTGTGCGATTCGACCACAGGCGGGGAATACGAGGAGCGCCTGTTCGAGCGGATGAAGGCCATGCTGGCGCTCGGCATCCATCGCACGCCGATGCAGCGCCATGTCGGACTGGGGGATCTCGCCTCGGCCTGGCGCACCTACGGAATCATCAAGGAATTGCGGCCGGACGTGCTGCACGGGCACGGCGCCAAGGGTGGCGCCTATGCCCGTCTGTTCGGCTCATTGTTGCGGGTATCAAGGTCTCGCGTAGCCCGCCTTTATTCGCCGCATGGCGGTTCTCTCCACTATGACGAGAGCACGTTCACGGGAAAGCTGTTCTTCGCGCTCGAGCGATCCATGGCTCACTTCACCGACTGTCTGCTGTTCGTCTCGGACTATGAGCGACGCACCTATCGCAGGAAGATCGGCGAGGCGCCCATTCCGAACGCGCTGGTCTACAATGGCCTGCGCGCGGCCGAGTTCGATCCTGTTCCGGAGAAGCCCGGAATGGTGGACCTGCTCTACATCGGCATGATGCGTGACCTCAAGGGACCCGACATCTTCATCGACGCGCTGGCCCTTGCCGGGACACGGCTCGGACGCCCGCTGGGCGCCGTCATGGTGGGCGACGGCGACAACCTGCCTCGCTATCGCGCGCAAGTGAAGCGGCTCGGGCTCGACGGCAACGTGCGTTTCCTGCCGCCGATGCCTGCCAGGGATGCCTTTGCGCTGGCCGCGCTGGTCGTCGTTCCCTCGCGCGCCGAAGCATTGCCCTATGTCGTGCTGGAGACGCTGGCTGCGGGAAAACCGATGATCGCCACGGCCGTTGGCGGCATACCGGAGATCTTCGGTGCCGATTCCCCTGCCCTGATCAGGCCTGATCCGCTGCAGCTTTCCGACAAGATGGCCGAAGCGCTGGCCGATCCCGCCGCCTATCGAAAACTGATGCCCGATCGCGCCGATCTGGAGGCACGCTTCGGAGCCGATGTCATGGCCGCCGAGATCGAGAAAGCGTATTTCGCGGCGCTGGCCAAATAAACCACAAGCCCAAGCCCTTCCAAAGCCACGCGTTGTTTCAAGGGTTTCTTAGCTCTCTTTTGCTATTGCCTGGGGGAAGCTTGCGGAAATCCCATGAACGAGATCGATCCCGTGCACCGCTTTTCGGCAGAGGCTGTGCGCAAACTCGACACCCCGACCGATGGCGGCATGCCGGGCGGCATGAATGATGTCGCCCGTCAGGTCGCCTCGCAATACCGGCGCGATACGATGTCGCCGATCATGGTGAGCGGCGTCCT
Protein-coding regions in this window:
- a CDS encoding GNAT family N-acetyltransferase, producing the protein MVDAAASFDGNRLAAIEAPPSVPPIEPAGLSVSTASADGLAAYAAFCRSAVFAPAQSAVWIRNWAAQVEPDPVVAMLNCEGRPVFALALEVVGHGPFRVARFMGGRHANGNFVAADPQWLARADSAAIRSTLTAIAEARPDIDLVAFERLLPDLDGVANPLASFDYFDSPNLSLAVDLVGGFDALLSRANGKRKRKKHRSQTRKFEAIGSHRRIEARTVDEVGRLLDGFFEMKESRFRRMGIANVFGDNQVRAFFRALFTEALAEDKPSFVLHGLEVAGKLRAVTGSSRSGKRLICEFGAIAEDDLAHTSPGDFLFFDNIQEACEAGFDVYDFSVGDEPYKRLWCDIETQHFEVLVPLTSKGRALALGLRQSARLKAVVKNSPTIWKLTKLLRRKAAGQAPAPAEDGS
- a CDS encoding GumC family protein, encoding MSVQSTAADVDVDLRQLFASLARNWLRILVVSLVVTGLAFALASLATKHYKAQTQVQIDTRESVYTRPAGSNDSDKPILDEQGVATQVQIISSNEILKQVAQKLDLSRLHEFDETVDMSPLNRLLILVGLKNDPMDIPVDERVLKKMREKLNVYGVEKTRIIAIEFSSEDPKLAAAIPDAIAAAYIAGQGAAKLESNTAAADFLAPEIADLQKQVRDAEAKVAAYRAQSDLLVGGNNSVLATQQLAELSTELSRVRANRAAAEGTADSVRKALQNGGSLDSLPEVLSSDLIQRLRERQVELRANIADLSTTLLDNHPRIRAAKSQLADLDAQIRSEAQKVMKGLAMQADAAKSRESQLVADVNTLKAASAEAGEQQVGLDALQRDAAAKRQQLELYLTNYREAASRQDRNYVPVDARVISKAVVPSEAYFPKIGPIVGAAFAASLLLMSVFTLLRELFSGRAMRPASGARFEPIDEVAMPVAARETTIIPESGPEHHAEKAVKPEMMVEPDLPSPAESVIEVEPAAGAPVAETVPVAEAVPVAKTRPRSVLGEIDVEKAAEKLIASGAARAIFVSPEGDEAAASAILVAREVSDAGLRVLLLDLTASGAASRPMLDSGLFPGITNLLASQAQFSEVIHPDLYSDCHVIPVGTADPVRAMRAADRLPIIMQSLTTAYDLVVVECGPADAQGISRLGGDATEVFLSMLEPDDEVTQAAVKLIENGYPELTLVTPLGHEPPGTPVPGRRSAA
- a CDS encoding polysaccharide biosynthesis/export family protein; translated protein: MKSTASLFRALLAVSMLAGCSSYRPTPAAFHEVLDQPYRLGAGDRVRVTVFEQDGLTNTYSVDQSGYLSFPLVGAVPARGHTAQQMEKEIADKLRQGYLRDPDVSVEIDRYRPIFVMGEVGAAGQYSYVPGLTVQKAVAIAGGFTPRANQESVDITRDINGKVMTGRVVTSDPLLPGDTVYVRERLF
- a CDS encoding glycosyltransferase family 4 protein; protein product: MADKLRIVHCFRSPVGGIFRHVRDLAEAQVAAGHSVGIVCDSTTGGEYEERLFERMKAMLALGIHRTPMQRHVGLGDLASAWRTYGIIKELRPDVLHGHGAKGGAYARLFGSLLRVSRSRVARLYSPHGGSLHYDESTFTGKLFFALERSMAHFTDCLLFVSDYERRTYRRKIGEAPIPNALVYNGLRAAEFDPVPEKPGMVDLLYIGMMRDLKGPDIFIDALALAGTRLGRPLGAVMVGDGDNLPRYRAQVKRLGLDGNVRFLPPMPARDAFALAALVVVPSRAEALPYVVLETLAAGKPMIATAVGGIPEIFGADSPALIRPDPLQLSDKMAEALADPAAYRKLMPDRADLEARFGADVMAAEIEKAYFAALAK